One window from the genome of Cryptococcus tetragattii IND107 chromosome 2, whole genome shotgun sequence encodes:
- a CDS encoding GTP cyclohydrolase I, with protein MPSTTDPLADSHASPQSPRSIPTASLNNLSLLSESSTGSWERGRMTGNARSPPSSSILSDSLAAGVSPVAAAGVNVVEGGNGTSASSGAKGLRASGAYPQPQRPWPADKGLSRPNPATGRVSFPSAPQYARQAREGYGFRPKSGQTTPSPSAEASLTYPFPSNSSSRVPRPREDDDDLDHRPDGKSMEELRGEVREELDKQGLVQAAKGVVEPHQGISGIADEEGLGWPAKSTHLRLHSTPEEKSANMELLTSALRTVLECIGEDPDREGLQRTPERYAKALLWMTKGYEERLVDVINDAVFAEDHDEMVIVRDIEVFSLCEHHLVPFTGKISIGYIPSKLVLGLSKLARIAETFSRRLQVQERLTKQVALAVEEAIRPRGVAVVMEASHMCMSMRGVQKPGATTVTSTMLGCFRQQQKTREEFLTLIRTPSAARH; from the exons ATGCCTTCAACGACTGACCCTCTCGCCGACTCCCACGCATCCCCTCAGTCTCCCCGTTCTATCCCCACCGCCAGCCTCAAcaacctctctctcctctccgaATCCTCCACTGGTTCTTGGGAACGCGGCAGGATGACAGGAAACGCTCGTTCACCTCCTTCTAGTTCTATCCTTTCCGACTCACTTGCCGCTGGTGTTTCTCCCGTGGCTGCGGCGGGCGTAAACGTCGTCGAAGGCGGCAACGGCACATCTGCATCTAGTGGAGCCAAAGGTCTGAGGGCTAGCGGAGCTTaccctcaacctcaacgTCCTTGGCCCGCTGACAAGGGCCTCTCCCGACCTAACCCTGCTACTGGTAGGGtatccttcccttctgcTCCCCAGTATGCTCGTCAGGCGCGTGAAGGCTACGGTTTCCGCCCCAAGTCTGGTCAGACTACGCCTAGCCCCAGTGCGGAAGCTAGCTTGACTTATCCTTTCCCTAGTAACAGCTCTTCTAGGGTGCCAAGGCCcagagaggatgatgatgatcttGATCACAGACCGGATGGGAAGTCGATGGAGGAGTTGAGGGGCGAAGTTAGGGAAGAATTGGATAAACAGGGTTTGGTGCAGGCTGCCAAGGGTGTTGTTGAACCTCACCAGGGGATCTCTGGAATtgccgatgaagagggtCTCGGCTGGCCTG CCAAGTCTACACATCTCCGCCTGCACTCCACTCCCGAAGAGAAGTCCGCCAACATGGAGCTCCTCACTTCTGCTCTCCGAACCGTGCTTGAATGCATCGGCGAGGACCCTGACAGGGAAGGATTGCAACGCACCCCAGAGAGATATGCCAAGGCCTTGTTGTGGATGACCAAGGGTTATGAGGAGAGGCTTGTGGATGTGATCAACGATGCGGTCTTTGCCGAGGACCACGATGAGATGGTTATCGTCAGGGATATCGAGGTGTTTAGTCTTTGCGAGCATCACTTGGTTCCTTTCACTGGAAAG ATTTCCATTGGCTATATCCCCAGCAAGCTTGTTCTGGGTCTTTCCAAGCTCGCTCGTATCGCCGAAACTTTctctcgtcgtcttcaaGTTCAAGAACGTCTTACAAAGCAGGTCGCTCTTGCTGTTGAAGAGGCTATTCGCCCTCGAGGTGTAGCTGTTGTGATGGAGGCTTC GCACATGTGCATGTCTATGAGAGGTGTCCAGAAGCCTGGCGCGACCACTGTGACCAGCACCATGTTGGGATGCTTCAGGCAGCAACAGAAGACgcgagaagag TTCTTGACTCTTATCCGTACACCCAGTGCTGCCAGGCACTAG